A stretch of the Hypomesus transpacificus isolate Combined female chromosome 12, fHypTra1, whole genome shotgun sequence genome encodes the following:
- the syap1 gene encoding synapse-associated protein 1 isoform X1 has product MFKGWGSWLGIQDTTSSNTENTKLPVEVVEVEKIVQAQNEVNKQQTEQEPEQEPAPQQQPQEAGKGLSEYIFSFASSATKKISDSVSETAQNIKKSVEDGNIDGIIDKTILGDFQKEQQKFVEEKKAKKSDAAVPPWVGYSEEETIQQQILALSADRRNFLRDPPAGVQFHFDSEQMYPIAMVMLQEDELLNRMRFDLVPKHVKEEMFWRNYFYRVSLVKQSAQLTALAAQQQASEPRDTEDKEVAHPEDVSLTENIRPKTPPVSISDRSKTAEQHEEEEISTSPGVSEFVSDAFDTCDIDQEDLRKEMKQLVLDKKGETETPEGVTYKGDLGLSVSATYKEECSDWEKELQQELQEYEVVAESDNKDDKWDQEIEDMLQGDDS; this is encoded by the exons ATGTTTAAGGGCTGGGGATCGTGGCTTGGTATACAGGACACCACGTCCTCCAACACGGAGAATACGAAGTTACCCGTCGAGGTTGTCGAGGTGGAGAAGATTGTCCAAGCTCAGAACGAAGTAAACAAACAACAGACAGAGCAGGAGCCAGAGCAGGAGCCAGCTCCTCAACAGCAACCCCAAGAAGCAGGAAAGGGACTCAGCG AATACATCTTCAGCTTTGCAAGTAGTGCCACTAAGAAGATATCAGACTCTGTTTCCGAGACCGCACAGAACATCAAAAAGAGCGTAGAAGATGGGAACATCGATGGAATTATTGACAAG ACAATTCTAGGAGATTTtcaaaaagaacaacagaaatttGTGGAGGAAAAGAAGGCCAAGAAGTCAG aTGCAGCTGTTCCTCCCTGGGTGGGATACAGTGAGGAGGAGACCATTCAGCAGCAGATCCTGGCTCTGTCTGCA GACCGAAGGAACTTCCTGCGTGACCCCCCTGCTGGCGTCCAGTTCCACTTCGACTCGGAGCAGATGTACCCCATCGCTATGGTGATGCTGCAGGAGGACGAACTACTGAACCGGATGCGCTTTGACCTCGTCCCCAAaca cgTCAAGGAGGAGATGTTCTGGAGGAACTACTTCTACAGGGTGTCCCTTGTGAAACAGTCGGCCCAGCTGACAGCCCTGGCTGCCCAGCAGCAGGCCTCAGAGCCCAGGGACACCGAGGACAAGGAGGTGGCCCACCCGGAAGACGTCAGCCTCACCG AGAACATCAGACCCAAGACCCCTCCTGTGTCCATCAGTGACAGGTCCAAAACTGCAGAG CagcacgaggaggaggagatctcCACCAGTCCGGGGGTGTCTGAGTTTGTGAGCGACGCCTTTGACACATGCGACATCGACCAGGAAGACCTGAGGAAGGAGATGAAGCAGCTGGTCCTGGACAAGAAGGGGGAGACAGAAACtccagagg GGGTCACCTATAAAGGAGACCTGGGTCTCAGTGTCTCTGCTACTTATaaag aggagtgTTCAGACTGGGAGAAGGAGCTCcagcaggagctgcaggagTACGAGGTGGTGGCCGAGTCGGACAACAAGGATGACAAGTGGGACCAGGAGATCGAGGACATGCTCCAGGGGGATGACAGCTAG
- the syap1 gene encoding synapse-associated protein 1 isoform X2, with amino-acid sequence MFKGWGSWLGIQDTTSSNTENTKLPVEVVEVEKIVQAQNEVNKQQTEQEPEQEPAPQQQPQEAGKGLSEYIFSFASSATKKISDSVSETAQNIKKSVEDGNIDGIIDKTILGDFQKEQQKFVEEKKAKKSDAAVPPWVGYSEEETIQQQILALSADRRNFLRDPPAGVQFHFDSEQMYPIAMVMLQEDELLNRMRFDLVPKHVKEEMFWRNYFYRVSLVKQSAQLTALAAQQQASEPRDTEDKEVAHPEDVSLTENIRPKTPPVSISDRSKTAEHEEEEISTSPGVSEFVSDAFDTCDIDQEDLRKEMKQLVLDKKGETETPEGVTYKGDLGLSVSATYKEECSDWEKELQQELQEYEVVAESDNKDDKWDQEIEDMLQGDDS; translated from the exons ATGTTTAAGGGCTGGGGATCGTGGCTTGGTATACAGGACACCACGTCCTCCAACACGGAGAATACGAAGTTACCCGTCGAGGTTGTCGAGGTGGAGAAGATTGTCCAAGCTCAGAACGAAGTAAACAAACAACAGACAGAGCAGGAGCCAGAGCAGGAGCCAGCTCCTCAACAGCAACCCCAAGAAGCAGGAAAGGGACTCAGCG AATACATCTTCAGCTTTGCAAGTAGTGCCACTAAGAAGATATCAGACTCTGTTTCCGAGACCGCACAGAACATCAAAAAGAGCGTAGAAGATGGGAACATCGATGGAATTATTGACAAG ACAATTCTAGGAGATTTtcaaaaagaacaacagaaatttGTGGAGGAAAAGAAGGCCAAGAAGTCAG aTGCAGCTGTTCCTCCCTGGGTGGGATACAGTGAGGAGGAGACCATTCAGCAGCAGATCCTGGCTCTGTCTGCA GACCGAAGGAACTTCCTGCGTGACCCCCCTGCTGGCGTCCAGTTCCACTTCGACTCGGAGCAGATGTACCCCATCGCTATGGTGATGCTGCAGGAGGACGAACTACTGAACCGGATGCGCTTTGACCTCGTCCCCAAaca cgTCAAGGAGGAGATGTTCTGGAGGAACTACTTCTACAGGGTGTCCCTTGTGAAACAGTCGGCCCAGCTGACAGCCCTGGCTGCCCAGCAGCAGGCCTCAGAGCCCAGGGACACCGAGGACAAGGAGGTGGCCCACCCGGAAGACGTCAGCCTCACCG AGAACATCAGACCCAAGACCCCTCCTGTGTCCATCAGTGACAGGTCCAAAACTGCAGAG cacgaggaggaggagatctcCACCAGTCCGGGGGTGTCTGAGTTTGTGAGCGACGCCTTTGACACATGCGACATCGACCAGGAAGACCTGAGGAAGGAGATGAAGCAGCTGGTCCTGGACAAGAAGGGGGAGACAGAAACtccagagg GGGTCACCTATAAAGGAGACCTGGGTCTCAGTGTCTCTGCTACTTATaaag aggagtgTTCAGACTGGGAGAAGGAGCTCcagcaggagctgcaggagTACGAGGTGGTGGCCGAGTCGGACAACAAGGATGACAAGTGGGACCAGGAGATCGAGGACATGCTCCAGGGGGATGACAGCTAG
- the syap1 gene encoding synapse-associated protein 1 isoform X3: MFKGWGSWLGIQDTTSSNTENTKLPVEVVEVEKIVQAQNEVNKQQTEQEPEQEPAPQQQPQEAGKGLSEYIFSFASSATKKISDSVSETAQNIKKSVEDGNIDGIIDKTILGDFQKEQQKFVEEKKAKKSDAAVPPWVGYSEEETIQQQILALSADRRNFLRDPPAGVQFHFDSEQMYPIAMVMLQEDELLNRMRFDLVPKHVKEEMFWRNYFYRVSLVKQSAQLTALAAQQQASEPRDTEDKEVAHPEDVSLTENIRPKTPPVSISDRSKTAEQHEEEEISTSPGVSEFVSDAFDTCDIDQEDLRKEMKQLVLDKKGETETPEEECSDWEKELQQELQEYEVVAESDNKDDKWDQEIEDMLQGDDS, translated from the exons ATGTTTAAGGGCTGGGGATCGTGGCTTGGTATACAGGACACCACGTCCTCCAACACGGAGAATACGAAGTTACCCGTCGAGGTTGTCGAGGTGGAGAAGATTGTCCAAGCTCAGAACGAAGTAAACAAACAACAGACAGAGCAGGAGCCAGAGCAGGAGCCAGCTCCTCAACAGCAACCCCAAGAAGCAGGAAAGGGACTCAGCG AATACATCTTCAGCTTTGCAAGTAGTGCCACTAAGAAGATATCAGACTCTGTTTCCGAGACCGCACAGAACATCAAAAAGAGCGTAGAAGATGGGAACATCGATGGAATTATTGACAAG ACAATTCTAGGAGATTTtcaaaaagaacaacagaaatttGTGGAGGAAAAGAAGGCCAAGAAGTCAG aTGCAGCTGTTCCTCCCTGGGTGGGATACAGTGAGGAGGAGACCATTCAGCAGCAGATCCTGGCTCTGTCTGCA GACCGAAGGAACTTCCTGCGTGACCCCCCTGCTGGCGTCCAGTTCCACTTCGACTCGGAGCAGATGTACCCCATCGCTATGGTGATGCTGCAGGAGGACGAACTACTGAACCGGATGCGCTTTGACCTCGTCCCCAAaca cgTCAAGGAGGAGATGTTCTGGAGGAACTACTTCTACAGGGTGTCCCTTGTGAAACAGTCGGCCCAGCTGACAGCCCTGGCTGCCCAGCAGCAGGCCTCAGAGCCCAGGGACACCGAGGACAAGGAGGTGGCCCACCCGGAAGACGTCAGCCTCACCG AGAACATCAGACCCAAGACCCCTCCTGTGTCCATCAGTGACAGGTCCAAAACTGCAGAG CagcacgaggaggaggagatctcCACCAGTCCGGGGGTGTCTGAGTTTGTGAGCGACGCCTTTGACACATGCGACATCGACCAGGAAGACCTGAGGAAGGAGATGAAGCAGCTGGTCCTGGACAAGAAGGGGGAGACAGAAACtccagagg aggagtgTTCAGACTGGGAGAAGGAGCTCcagcaggagctgcaggagTACGAGGTGGTGGCCGAGTCGGACAACAAGGATGACAAGTGGGACCAGGAGATCGAGGACATGCTCCAGGGGGATGACAGCTAG
- the phospho2 gene encoding pyridoxal phosphate phosphatase PHOSPHO2, giving the protein MKTLIVFDFDHTLVDDNSDTWLVRCAPDQNLPDWLMNTYQRGRWTEYMGRVMTYIGENAVSKEAIQREMETIPFTDGMIELLTFIGANKSEVDCIVVSDANCLFIEWILHAGGVRGAVDQVFSNPASFDERGFMTVRCHHSHQCSRCPVNMCKRKILEDFLAEKASGGVEYRRVFYAGDGGNDLCPAWCLRVGDVVLPRRGFTLEKLLERLQSGQAPQELQPVGLKPSVLPWASGTEILEELKTCIEKSTEGV; this is encoded by the coding sequence ATGAAGACTCTAATCGTGTTCGACTTCGACCACACCCTGGTGGACGATAACAGCGACACCTGGTTGGTCCGGTGTGCGCCAGACCAGAACCTTCCCGACTGGCTGATGAACACCTACCAGAGAGGCCGCTGGACAGAGTACATGGGCCGCGTCATGACCTACATCGGCGAGAACGCCGTCAGCAAGGAAGCCATACAGCGCGAGATGGAGACCATACCCTTCACGGACGGCATGATCGAACTGCTGACCTTCATCGGCGCCAACAAGAGCGAGGTGGACTGCATCGTGGTGTCGGACGCCAACTGCCTCTTCATCGAGTGGATTCTCCACGCGGGGGGCGTCCGGGGCGCCGTCGACCAGGTGTTCAGCAACCCGGCGTCGTTCGACGAGCGCGGCTTCATGACGGTGCGCTGCCACCACTCCCACCAGTGCTCCCGCTGCCCGGTCAACATGTGCAAGAGGAAGATTCTGGAAGACTTCCTGGCTGAGAAGGCCAGCGGGGGGGTGGAGTACCGCAGGGTGTTCTACGCGGGCGACGGAGGGAACGACTTGTGCCCGGCCTGGTGCCTCCGCGTCGGGGACGTGGTGCTGCCCAGGAGGGGCTTCACCCTGGAGAAGTTGCTGGAGAGGCTGCAGAGCGGCCAGGCCCCACAGGAGCTCCAGCCAGTCGGGTTGAAGCCCAGtgtcctgccctgggccagCGGTACAGAGATCCTGGAGGAACTGAAAACTTGCATTGAGAAGTCTACAGAGGGAGTTTAG